A genomic window from Brassica oleracea var. oleracea cultivar TO1000 chromosome C8, BOL, whole genome shotgun sequence includes:
- the LOC106310022 gene encoding molybdate transporter 1, whose protein sequence is MESQSQTQTSPPETPKRSPFTGIFHKLKTNLVFRSKLAEVNGAMGDLGTYIPIVLALTLAKDLDLGTTLIFTGIYNAVTGAVYGVPMPVQPMKSIAAVAISSTAEEFGIPEIMAAGICTGGILFVLGISGLMQFVFNVIPLSVVRGIQLSQGLAFAMSAVKYVRKEQNFSKSKSVGDRPWFGLDGLVLALACVLFIVLVNGDGEQEEEEEEERNGSRRRWVWIRKVVSNVPSALLIFLLGVVLAFIRKPSIVHDIKFGPSKIKLVRMDKEAWKNGFLKGTIPQLPLSVLNSVVAVCKLSHDLFPEKKFSATSVSMTVGLMNMVGCWFGAMPTCHGAGGLAGQYKFGGRSGGCVALLGVAKLVLGLVLGGSLVGIMEKFPVGVLGALLLFAGIELAMAARDMNTKGDAFVMLVCTAVSLGSNAAIGFVAGIVLYVVLWMRNYGRVKPTGLPLQVDQHP, encoded by the coding sequence ATGGAGTCTCAGTCTCAGACTCAGACTAGTCCACCCGAAACCCCAAAGCGCTCTCCGTTCACCGGAATATTCCACAAACTGAAAACCAATCTTGTATTCCGGTCAAAGCTCGCCGAAGTAAACGGTGCAATGGGTGATCTCGGCACTTACATCCCAATCGTCCTCGCTTTAACTCTTGCCAAGGATTTGGATTTAGGCACAACGCTGATATTCACCGGGATTTACAACGCCGTGACCGGAGCGGTTTACGGCGTACCGATGCCGGTACAACCGATGAAGTCGATCGCAGCCGTGGCGATTTCGTCAACCGCGGAGGAGTTCGGTATACCGGAGATCATGGCCGCCGGGATCTGCACCGGAGGGATCTTGTTCGTGTTAGGGATCTCCGGTCTGATGCAGTTCGTGTTCAACGTCATTCCTTTGTCGGTTGTTAGAGGGATTCAGTTGTCACAGGGCTTAGCCTTTGCAATGTCTGCGGTTAAGTATGTTAGGAAAGAACAAAACTTTTCAAAGTCCAAAAGTGTTGGTGACAGGCCGTGGTTTGGGCTTGATGGTTTGGTTTTGGCTTTGGCTTGTGTTCTCTTCATAGTCCTGGTGAATGGAGATGGAGAACAGGAAGAAGAAGAGGAGGAAGAGAGAAATGGTTCAAGAAGAAGATGGGTTTGGATAAGGAAGGTTGTATCTAATGTACCATCTGCTCTGTTGATTTTCTTGTTGGGTGTTGTTTTGGCTTTTATAAGGAAGCCAAGTATTGTGCATGATATTAAGTTTGGACCGTCGAAGATTAAGTTAGTGAGAATGGACAAGGAAGCATGGAAAAACGGCTTTTTGAAAGGGACGATTCCGCAGTTACCTCTCTCTGTTCTGAACTCTGTTGTGGCCGTGTGTAAGCTTTCTCACGACTTATTCCCTGAGAAGAAGTTTTCGGCTACATCGGTTTCGATGACTGTTGGGTTGATGAATATGGTTGGATGTTGGTTTGGGGCAATGCCTACTTGCCATGGAGCCGGTGGGCTAGCCGGGCAGTACAAGTTCGGTGGGAGGAGTGGTGGGTGTGTGGCGCTGCTGGGAGTAGCTAAATTGGTGTTAGGTTTGGTGTTAGGAGGTTCATTGGTGGGTATAATGGAGAAGTTTCCGGTTGGTGTGCTTGGAGCTTTGCTGCTGTTTGCAGGTATAGAGCTTGCAATGGCTGCAAGGGATATGAACACGAAGGGGGATGCATTTGTGATGCTTGTTTGTACAGCTGTGTCTTTAGGCTCAAATGCAGCGATAGGATTTGTTGCTGGGATTGTTCTGTATGTAGTTTTGTGGATGAGGAACTACGGAAGGGTCAAGCCCACTGGCCTTCCTCTTCAAGTAGATCAACATCCTTGA